In Scophthalmus maximus strain ysfricsl-2021 chromosome 21, ASM2237912v1, whole genome shotgun sequence, one genomic interval encodes:
- the ythdf3 gene encoding YTH domain-containing family protein 3 isoform X3, with translation MHQKDGVNDDDFEPYLSGQTNQSNSYPPMSDPYMPSYYAPSIGFPYSLGEAAWSTAGDPPMPYLATYGQMSNGEPHFIPDGVFSQPGALGNTPPFLGQHGFNFFPGNADFSTWGTSVSQGQSTQSSVYSNSYGYAPSSLGRAITDGQAGFGSDTQLSKVPVLNSIEQGMTGLKLGTDMVAAVTKTVGSPLGGTVGMTSMAANNLPPSVSSSAPKPASWAAIAKKPAKLQPKVKPKANMGMGGIATIPPPPIKHNMNIGTWDDKGSLNKPPLAQTMMPPQPLLQQPLLAQPQPLLQNPLPPQPQHQPQHQHQHQHQHQHQHQHQHPHQHQHQPFQLQSLQSPQHPQPLPPGPQHMHLHSQPGPPQHLHQQLPQQPGPPPNRWVAPRNRGEGFGFGGGVQLSASPCSGEVHPVLEKLRALNNYNPKDFDWNLKNGRVFIIKSYSEDDIHRSIKYSIWCSTEHGNKRLDGAFRSLGNKGPLYLLFSVNGSGHFCGVAEMRSPVDYNAYAGVWSQDKWKGKFEVKWVFIKDVPNNQLRHIRLENNDNKPVTNSRDTQEVPLEKAKQVLKIIATYKHTTSIFDDFAHYEKRQEEEEALRKERNRNKQ, from the exons ATGCATCAAAAGGATGGtgtgaatgatgatgattttgagCCTTACTTAAGCGGCCAGACAAATCAG AGTAACAGTTATCCACCAATGTCTGACCCCTACATGCCCAGCTACTATGCTCCATCCATTGGTTTCCCTTACTCTCTGGGAGAGGCCGCTTGGTCCACAGCAGGAGACCCTCCAATGCCCTACCTAGCTACCTATGGACAGATGAGCAATGGCGAGCCGCACTTCATCCCTGATGGTGTGTTCAGCCAGCCGGGTGCCCTGGGGAATACGCCTCCCTTCCTCGGCCAGCATGGCTTCAACTTCTTCCCTGGTAACGCAGACTTTTCCACCTGGGGCACCAGTGTCTCTCAGGGACAGTCCACACAGAGCTCAGTGTACAGCAACAGCTATGGGTACGCACCCAGCTCACTGGGCCGAGCCATAACGGACGGACAAGCCGGCTTTGGAAGTGACACCCAGCTTAGTAAGGTGCCGGTACTGAACAGCATTGAGCAGGGCATGACGGGGTTAAAACTGGGTACGGACATGGTGGCAGCTGTCACCAAAACCGTGGGCTCACCCTTAGGTGGCACAGTAGGTATGACCAGCATGGCAGCCAATAACCTCCCACCGTCTGTTAGCTCGTCAGCACCTAAACCTGCCTCCTGGGCAGCCATTGCCAAGAAGCCAGCCAAGCTACAGCCCAAGGTCAAACCCAAAGCCAACATGGGGATGGGCGGTATCGCcaccatccccccacccccaataAAGCACAATATGAACATTGGTACTTGGGACGATAAGGGCTCTCTGAATAAGCCCCCATTAGCTCAGACTATGATGCCCCCACAGCCTCTATTGCAGCAGCCTCTCCTAGCTCAGCCCCAGCCCTTACTGCAGAACCCTCTGCCCCCTCAGCCTCAACACCAGCCCCAGCATCAAcatcaacaccaacaccaacaccaacaccaacaccaacaccaacaccctcaccaacaccaacaccagcCCTTCCAGCTCCAGTCTCTTCAGTCCCCCCAACACCCCCAGCCTCTGCCCCCTGGCCCTCAGCACATGCACCTTCACTCTCAGCCTGGCCCCCCACAGCACCTTCATCAGCAACTACCCCAGCAGCCTGGCCCGCCCCCCAACCGCTGGGTGGCTCCCAGGAACCGGGGCGAGGGCTTTGGTTTTGGCGGGGGAGTCCAACTTAGTGCCTCCCCTTGCTCTGGAGAAGTGCACCCTGTGCTGGAGAAACTCCGTGCCCTCAACAACTACAACCCCAAAGACTTTGACTGGAACTTGAAAAACGGACGTGTTTTCATTATCAAGAGCTATTCAGAAGATGACATCCACCGTTCAATCAAGTACTCTATCTGGTGCAGTACAGAACATGGCAACAAGCGCCTGGATGGTGCCTTCCGCTCTCTGGGCAACAAGGGGCCCCTGTACCTGTTGTTCAGTGTCAACGGCAGTGGGCACTTCTGTGGTGTGGCAGAGATGCGCTCACCGGTGGACTACAATGCCTATGCGGGCGTCTGGTCTCAGGACAAGTGGAAGGGCAAGTTTGAGGTGAAGTGGGTCTTCATCAAAGACGTGCCCAACAACCAGCTGCGACACATCCGGCTGGAGAACAATGACAACAAGCCAGTGACCAACTCCAGGGACACCCAGGAAGTGCCTCTGGAGAAGGCCAAACAGGTGCTTAAAATTATCGCCACTTACAAGCATACCACCTCAATCTTTGATGACTTTGCACATTACGAGAAACgtcaggaagaggaggaggctctGAGGAAG GAGCGCAATAGAAATAAACAGTAA
- the ythdf3 gene encoding YTH domain-containing family protein 3 isoform X2 encodes MLQNGSMHQKDGVNDDDFEPYLSGQTNQSNSYPPMSDPYMPSYYAPSIGFPYSLGEAAWSTAGDPPMPYLATYGQMSNGEPHFIPDGVFSQPGALGNTPPFLGQHGFNFFPGNADFSTWGTSVSQGQSTQSSVYSNSYGYAPSSLGRAITDGQAGFGSDTQLSKVPVLNSIEQGMTGLKLGTDMVAAVTKTVGSPLGGTVGMTSMAANNLPPSVSSSAPKPASWAAIAKKPAKLQPKVKPKANMGMGGIATIPPPPIKHNMNIGTWDDKGSLNKPPLAQTMMPPQPLLQQPLLAQPQPLLQNPLPPQPQHQPQHQHQHQHQHQHQHQHQHPHQHQHQPFQLQSLQSPQHPQPLPPGPQHMHLHSQPGPPQHLHQQLPQQPGPPPNRWVAPRNRGEGFGFGGGVQLSASPCSGEVHPVLEKLRALNNYNPKDFDWNLKNGRVFIIKSYSEDDIHRSIKYSIWCSTEHGNKRLDGAFRSLGNKGPLYLLFSVNGSGHFCGVAEMRSPVDYNAYAGVWSQDKWKGKFEVKWVFIKDVPNNQLRHIRLENNDNKPVTNSRDTQEVPLEKAKQVLKIIATYKHTTSIFDDFAHYEKRQEEEEALRKERNRNKQ; translated from the exons atgt TGCAAAACGGATCAATGCATCAAAAGGATGGtgtgaatgatgatgattttgagCCTTACTTAAGCGGCCAGACAAATCAG AGTAACAGTTATCCACCAATGTCTGACCCCTACATGCCCAGCTACTATGCTCCATCCATTGGTTTCCCTTACTCTCTGGGAGAGGCCGCTTGGTCCACAGCAGGAGACCCTCCAATGCCCTACCTAGCTACCTATGGACAGATGAGCAATGGCGAGCCGCACTTCATCCCTGATGGTGTGTTCAGCCAGCCGGGTGCCCTGGGGAATACGCCTCCCTTCCTCGGCCAGCATGGCTTCAACTTCTTCCCTGGTAACGCAGACTTTTCCACCTGGGGCACCAGTGTCTCTCAGGGACAGTCCACACAGAGCTCAGTGTACAGCAACAGCTATGGGTACGCACCCAGCTCACTGGGCCGAGCCATAACGGACGGACAAGCCGGCTTTGGAAGTGACACCCAGCTTAGTAAGGTGCCGGTACTGAACAGCATTGAGCAGGGCATGACGGGGTTAAAACTGGGTACGGACATGGTGGCAGCTGTCACCAAAACCGTGGGCTCACCCTTAGGTGGCACAGTAGGTATGACCAGCATGGCAGCCAATAACCTCCCACCGTCTGTTAGCTCGTCAGCACCTAAACCTGCCTCCTGGGCAGCCATTGCCAAGAAGCCAGCCAAGCTACAGCCCAAGGTCAAACCCAAAGCCAACATGGGGATGGGCGGTATCGCcaccatccccccacccccaataAAGCACAATATGAACATTGGTACTTGGGACGATAAGGGCTCTCTGAATAAGCCCCCATTAGCTCAGACTATGATGCCCCCACAGCCTCTATTGCAGCAGCCTCTCCTAGCTCAGCCCCAGCCCTTACTGCAGAACCCTCTGCCCCCTCAGCCTCAACACCAGCCCCAGCATCAAcatcaacaccaacaccaacaccaacaccaacaccaacaccaacaccctcaccaacaccaacaccagcCCTTCCAGCTCCAGTCTCTTCAGTCCCCCCAACACCCCCAGCCTCTGCCCCCTGGCCCTCAGCACATGCACCTTCACTCTCAGCCTGGCCCCCCACAGCACCTTCATCAGCAACTACCCCAGCAGCCTGGCCCGCCCCCCAACCGCTGGGTGGCTCCCAGGAACCGGGGCGAGGGCTTTGGTTTTGGCGGGGGAGTCCAACTTAGTGCCTCCCCTTGCTCTGGAGAAGTGCACCCTGTGCTGGAGAAACTCCGTGCCCTCAACAACTACAACCCCAAAGACTTTGACTGGAACTTGAAAAACGGACGTGTTTTCATTATCAAGAGCTATTCAGAAGATGACATCCACCGTTCAATCAAGTACTCTATCTGGTGCAGTACAGAACATGGCAACAAGCGCCTGGATGGTGCCTTCCGCTCTCTGGGCAACAAGGGGCCCCTGTACCTGTTGTTCAGTGTCAACGGCAGTGGGCACTTCTGTGGTGTGGCAGAGATGCGCTCACCGGTGGACTACAATGCCTATGCGGGCGTCTGGTCTCAGGACAAGTGGAAGGGCAAGTTTGAGGTGAAGTGGGTCTTCATCAAAGACGTGCCCAACAACCAGCTGCGACACATCCGGCTGGAGAACAATGACAACAAGCCAGTGACCAACTCCAGGGACACCCAGGAAGTGCCTCTGGAGAAGGCCAAACAGGTGCTTAAAATTATCGCCACTTACAAGCATACCACCTCAATCTTTGATGACTTTGCACATTACGAGAAACgtcaggaagaggaggaggctctGAGGAAG GAGCGCAATAGAAATAAACAGTAA
- the ythdf3 gene encoding YTH domain-containing family protein 3 isoform X1 has product MSATTVEQRPKGQGNKVQNGSMHQKDGVNDDDFEPYLSGQTNQSNSYPPMSDPYMPSYYAPSIGFPYSLGEAAWSTAGDPPMPYLATYGQMSNGEPHFIPDGVFSQPGALGNTPPFLGQHGFNFFPGNADFSTWGTSVSQGQSTQSSVYSNSYGYAPSSLGRAITDGQAGFGSDTQLSKVPVLNSIEQGMTGLKLGTDMVAAVTKTVGSPLGGTVGMTSMAANNLPPSVSSSAPKPASWAAIAKKPAKLQPKVKPKANMGMGGIATIPPPPIKHNMNIGTWDDKGSLNKPPLAQTMMPPQPLLQQPLLAQPQPLLQNPLPPQPQHQPQHQHQHQHQHQHQHQHQHPHQHQHQPFQLQSLQSPQHPQPLPPGPQHMHLHSQPGPPQHLHQQLPQQPGPPPNRWVAPRNRGEGFGFGGGVQLSASPCSGEVHPVLEKLRALNNYNPKDFDWNLKNGRVFIIKSYSEDDIHRSIKYSIWCSTEHGNKRLDGAFRSLGNKGPLYLLFSVNGSGHFCGVAEMRSPVDYNAYAGVWSQDKWKGKFEVKWVFIKDVPNNQLRHIRLENNDNKPVTNSRDTQEVPLEKAKQVLKIIATYKHTTSIFDDFAHYEKRQEEEEALRKERNRNKQ; this is encoded by the exons ATGTCTGCGACCACAGTCGAGCAG AGACCCAAAGGACAAGGAAATAAAG TGCAAAACGGATCAATGCATCAAAAGGATGGtgtgaatgatgatgattttgagCCTTACTTAAGCGGCCAGACAAATCAG AGTAACAGTTATCCACCAATGTCTGACCCCTACATGCCCAGCTACTATGCTCCATCCATTGGTTTCCCTTACTCTCTGGGAGAGGCCGCTTGGTCCACAGCAGGAGACCCTCCAATGCCCTACCTAGCTACCTATGGACAGATGAGCAATGGCGAGCCGCACTTCATCCCTGATGGTGTGTTCAGCCAGCCGGGTGCCCTGGGGAATACGCCTCCCTTCCTCGGCCAGCATGGCTTCAACTTCTTCCCTGGTAACGCAGACTTTTCCACCTGGGGCACCAGTGTCTCTCAGGGACAGTCCACACAGAGCTCAGTGTACAGCAACAGCTATGGGTACGCACCCAGCTCACTGGGCCGAGCCATAACGGACGGACAAGCCGGCTTTGGAAGTGACACCCAGCTTAGTAAGGTGCCGGTACTGAACAGCATTGAGCAGGGCATGACGGGGTTAAAACTGGGTACGGACATGGTGGCAGCTGTCACCAAAACCGTGGGCTCACCCTTAGGTGGCACAGTAGGTATGACCAGCATGGCAGCCAATAACCTCCCACCGTCTGTTAGCTCGTCAGCACCTAAACCTGCCTCCTGGGCAGCCATTGCCAAGAAGCCAGCCAAGCTACAGCCCAAGGTCAAACCCAAAGCCAACATGGGGATGGGCGGTATCGCcaccatccccccacccccaataAAGCACAATATGAACATTGGTACTTGGGACGATAAGGGCTCTCTGAATAAGCCCCCATTAGCTCAGACTATGATGCCCCCACAGCCTCTATTGCAGCAGCCTCTCCTAGCTCAGCCCCAGCCCTTACTGCAGAACCCTCTGCCCCCTCAGCCTCAACACCAGCCCCAGCATCAAcatcaacaccaacaccaacaccaacaccaacaccaacaccaacaccctcaccaacaccaacaccagcCCTTCCAGCTCCAGTCTCTTCAGTCCCCCCAACACCCCCAGCCTCTGCCCCCTGGCCCTCAGCACATGCACCTTCACTCTCAGCCTGGCCCCCCACAGCACCTTCATCAGCAACTACCCCAGCAGCCTGGCCCGCCCCCCAACCGCTGGGTGGCTCCCAGGAACCGGGGCGAGGGCTTTGGTTTTGGCGGGGGAGTCCAACTTAGTGCCTCCCCTTGCTCTGGAGAAGTGCACCCTGTGCTGGAGAAACTCCGTGCCCTCAACAACTACAACCCCAAAGACTTTGACTGGAACTTGAAAAACGGACGTGTTTTCATTATCAAGAGCTATTCAGAAGATGACATCCACCGTTCAATCAAGTACTCTATCTGGTGCAGTACAGAACATGGCAACAAGCGCCTGGATGGTGCCTTCCGCTCTCTGGGCAACAAGGGGCCCCTGTACCTGTTGTTCAGTGTCAACGGCAGTGGGCACTTCTGTGGTGTGGCAGAGATGCGCTCACCGGTGGACTACAATGCCTATGCGGGCGTCTGGTCTCAGGACAAGTGGAAGGGCAAGTTTGAGGTGAAGTGGGTCTTCATCAAAGACGTGCCCAACAACCAGCTGCGACACATCCGGCTGGAGAACAATGACAACAAGCCAGTGACCAACTCCAGGGACACCCAGGAAGTGCCTCTGGAGAAGGCCAAACAGGTGCTTAAAATTATCGCCACTTACAAGCATACCACCTCAATCTTTGATGACTTTGCACATTACGAGAAACgtcaggaagaggaggaggctctGAGGAAG GAGCGCAATAGAAATAAACAGTAA